The following coding sequences are from one Melanotaenia boesemani isolate fMelBoe1 chromosome 19, fMelBoe1.pri, whole genome shotgun sequence window:
- the LOC121629921 gene encoding NACHT, LRR and PYD domains-containing protein 12-like — MATSSELLAILEDLAEEEFRKFRWFLQQPEDLKDFPAIPRCKLENANRMDTVTELKETYNKNAVEVAVKVLKIIRRNDLVQRLVNINPASKEILATCQHKLKSNLQKRFQHLSEEPTKSEKHVSMNELYIELDVREESRPLEQTMSKDLFKTIFSQCSLRTLMTKGVSGIGKTVLTQKLTLDWSTDREANDVEFVFPFTFRELNLLKGRDYSWLDLIHYFFADIKEAGNRSLDKLQIVFIFDGLNECQFPLDFDNNEILTDITDTASVDVLLTNLIMGKLFPASRIWITTTPEAVSKIPPRYINMMTEVRGFTDPMKEEYFRRRFQNKKLASRIISHIRASRSLHTMCQIPVVCWVAATVLEDMLKGNKRDEVPKTLTEMYTHFLVVQSKQANEGAETPPLWITDTIILSLGKLAFEQLKKGNVIFSERDLIDCGINVRAALLYSDVFSYIFIEEFGPNREKRFSFAHLSIQEFLAAVHVSVSFISSGVNVLYEGQSTCQRSEDTSDQSPGNNIYQTAVEKALQSPNGHLDLFLRFLFGLSLQTNQALLQDLFKQSGANLESSQEKVQYIRQKIRENPSPELCFNLFHCLNELKDHSLGDEIQMYLSSGSPQSKNLSPSQWSALVFILLSSNSELDVFDLKKFSASEKELQYLLPVVHTSSQTILSGCKLSERSLNDLESVLGSPSSNLRDLDLSYNSVMDKGILHLASGLTNQECRLKTLRLSGCDLTSSSCEDLSSLLSCQSSSLKELDLSSNKLGGLAIQKLSVGLETPQSGIETLRLICCELTWKDCDAVAFFLSSKHSSVRHLDLSINNFQDSGVLIFRSGLESPNCQLETLRLSFCDLSEKSCEVLASVLGSQTWSSSLKELDLSNNNLLDSGVKFLSAGLESQHCNLDALRLSRCKLSERSCEVLASVLGSKASSLKELDLSSNDLHDSGVKQLSKGLESPQCILETLRLSGCLVTEVGCSSLVLALNSNPSHLKELDLSYNHPGDSGVMALSAVLEDSRYRLETLRVDHGGVERLKSGLLKYACELTLDPNTAHRQLVLSEDNKQVTCMEEEQLYQYHPERFNTFKQVICQNGLTGCCYWESKLSIKKGSCFVGVTYKGIRRRGDDNECRLGRNDKSWSMCCDEYYYALHNNIETHLASPQPSTGRVAVYLDWPAGTLSFYRVFSGTLTHLYTSYCRFTEPLYPGFGFEIRYALSEYDFAAALCPVDEGSNSDGSEEKT; from the exons ATGGCAACATCTTCTGAGCTGTTGGCAATATTGGAAGATTTAGCAGAAGAGGAGTTTCGAAAGTTCAGATGGTTTCTGCAACAGCCGGAGGACTTGAAAGATTTCCCTGCAATCCCGAGATGCAAACTAGAGAATGCAAACAGGATGGACACAGTGACTGAGCTCAAAGAGACTTATAACAAAAATGCAGTTGAAGTGGCCGTTAAAGTTTTGAAGATAATCAGAAGGAATGACTTGGTGCAGCGGTTGGTAAACATCAACCCAGCATCAAAAG aAATTCTTGCTACCTGCCAACATAAACTAAAATCCAACCTTCAAAAGAGGTTTCAACATTTGAGTGAAGAACCTACTAAATCTGAGAAGCATGTGTCCATGAATGAGCTCTACATTGAACTTGATGTAAGAGAGGAATCTCGTCCCTTGGAACAAACCATGAGTAAGGACCTCTTCAAAACCATCTTTAGTCAATGTTCATTGAGAACATTAATGACAAAAGGGGTGTCTGGTATTGGGAAAACTGTACTCACACAAAAACTTACTTTGGATTGGTCCACTGACAGAGAAGCAAATGATGTGGAGTTTGTGTTTCCGTTCACTTTCCGAGAACTAAATCTTCTGAAGGGGAGAGATTATAGCTGGTTGGATCTTATTCATTACTTCTTTGCTGACATTAAAGAAGCAGGAAACCGCAGTTTGGATAAACTCCAGATTGTGTTTATCTTTGATGGCCTAAATGAGTGTCAGTTCCCTTTGGACTTTGACAACAATGAGATCCTGACTGATATAACTGATACTGCTTCGGTGGATGTTCTGCTCACGAACCTTATCATGGGAAAACTATTCCCTGCTTCTCGCATCTGGATAACCACGACTCCCGAGGCAGTCAGCAAAATCCCTCCACGATACATTAATATGATGACAGAAGTAAGAGGCTTCACTGACCCAatgaaggaggagtacttcaggagaagatttcaaaataaaaagctggCCAGTAGAATTATCTCTCACATTAGAGCTTCCCGAAGCCTTCACACGATGTGCCAAATCCCAGTCGTGTGTTGGGTCGCTGCAACCGTTTTGGAGGACATGTTGAAAGGCAATAAAAGAGACGAGGTGCCAAAGACCCTGACTGAAATGTACACACACTTCCTGGTGGTTCAGTCCAAACAAGCAAATGAAGGGGCTGAGACTCCTCCACTCTGGATCACAGACACAATCATTTTGTCGCTGGGAAAACTTGCTTTTGAGCAGCTGAAGAAAGGAAATGTGATTTTCAGTGAAAGAGATCTTATAGATTGTGGTATAAATGTCAGAGCAGCCTTACTGTACTCAGATGTGTTTTCATACATCTTTATAGAAGAGTTTGGGCCAAACCGGGAAAAACGTTTCAGTTTTGCTCATCTAAGCATTCAGGAATTTCTGGCTGCTGTTCATGTCAGTGTGTCATTCATCAGTTCTGGTGTCAACGTCTTGTATGAGGGACAGTCAACCTGTCAAAGATCTGAAGACACTTCAGATCAATCTCCAGGAAACAATATTTACCAAACTGCAGTAGAGAAGGCTttacagagtccaaatggacacctggacttgtttCTCCGCTTCTTGTTTGGCTTatcactgcagaccaatcaaGCTCTTCTTCAAGACTTATTTAAACAGTCAGGCGCTAACTTAGAGAGCAGTCAGGAGAAAGTCCAATACATCAGACAGAAGATCAGGGAGAATCCCTCTCCAGAACTGTGCTTCAACCTCTTCCACTGTTTAAATGAGTTGAAGGATCATTCTTTAGGGGACGAGATTCAAATGTACCTAAGTTCAGGAAGTCCACAGTCTAAAAACCTGTCTCCTTCCCAGTGGTCAGCTCTAGTTTTCATCTTGCTGTCATCAAACAGTGAGCTGGATGTGTTTGACCTGAAGAAATTCTCTGCTTCAGAGAAGGAACTTCAGTATCTGCTGCCAGTGGTTCATACTTCAAGTCAAACTAT TCTAAGTGGCTGTAAGCTGTCAGAGAGAAGTTTGAATGATCTGGAGTCCGTTCTGGGATCACCATCCTCCAATTTGAGAGACCTGGACTTGAGTTACAACAGCGTGATGGATAAAGGAATCTTGCACCTTGCAAGTGGTTTGACGAATCAGGAATGTAGACTAAAAACTCTCAG GTTGAGTGGTTGTGATTTGACATCCTCTTCTTGTGAAGACCTATCCTCACTTCTCAGCTGCCAGTCCTCTAGTCTTAAAGAGCTGGATCTTTCCAGCAACAAACTGGGAGGATTAGCAATACAGAAACTTTCTGTGGGATTGGAGACTCCACAAAGTGGAAttgaaactctcag GCTGATTTGCTGTGAGCTGACATGGAAAGACTGTGATGCAGTAGCCTTCTTCCTCAGCTCCAAGCATTCCAGTGTGAGACATCTGGACCTGAGTATAAACAACTTCCAGGATTCAGGAGTACTGATTTTCAGGAGTGGACTTGAGAGTCCAAATTGCCAACTGGAAACACTGAG acTAAGTTTTTGCGACTTGTCAGAAAAAAGCTGTGAAGTTCTGGCTTCAGTTCTTGGTTCCCAGACCTGGTCCTCCAGTTTGAAAGAGCTGGACTTAAGTAACAACAACTTGCTGGATTCTGGAGTGAAGTTTCTCTCTGCTGGACTGGAGAGTCAGCACTGTAACCTGGACGCACTCAG GTTGAGTCGGTGTAAGCTgtcagagagaagctgtgaaGTTCTGGCTTCAGTTCTCGGCTCTAAAGCTTCAAGTCTTAAAGAATTGGACCTGAGCAGCAACGATCTACATGATTCAGGGGTCAAGCAGCTTTCTAAAGGACTTGAAAGTCCACAATGTAtcctggaaactctcag GCTGTCTGGCTGTCTGGTCACAGAGGTGGGCTGTTCTTCTTTGGTCTTAGCTCTGAactccaacccctcccaccttaaagagctggacctgagctacaaccatccaggagactctGGAGTGATGGCACTGTCTGCTGTTCTGGAGGATTCCCGGTACAGACTGGAAACTCTAAG aGTTGATCATGGCGGAGTGGAGCGGTTAAAATCTGGTCTGTTAAAGT ATGCCTGTGAACTCACATTGGACCCAAACACAGCCCACAGACAGCTTGTCCTGTCAGAGGACAACAAACAGGTGACATGTATGGAGGAGGAACAACTTTATCAGTATCATCCAGAAAGATTTAATACCTTCAAACAGGTGATCTGTCAGAATGGACTGACTGGTTGCTGCTACTGGGAAAGTaaattaagtataaaaaaggGAAGCTGTTTTGTTGGGGTAACTTATAAAGGAATCCGCAGGAGAGGAGATGATAATGAATGCAGGCTTGGACGCAATGACAAGTCCTGGAGTATGTGCTGTGATGAGTACTACTACGCTTTGCACAATAACATAGAAACACATTTAGCTTCACCTCAGCCGTCTACTGGTAGAGTTGCAGTGTATTTGGACTGGCCTGCTGGCACTCTTTCCTTTTACAGGGTCTTCTCTGGCACACTGACTCATCTTTACACAAGTTACTGCAGATTCACTGAACCACTTTATCCTGGCTTTGGTTTTGAGATTAGGTACGCATTATCAGAGTATGACTTTGCAGCGGCTTTGTGTCCAGTTGATGAGGGATCAAATTCtgatggaagtgaagagaagaCATAG
- the dab2 gene encoding disabled homolog 2 isoform X2 — MSTEVENSSPVSADPSSPTTAAATNTPPSSPMTAGSKVPFRKEKKKVVEKTDEYLLGRFQGDGVRYKAKLIGIDDVPEARGDKMCQDSMMKLKGMAVAARSQGKHKQRIWVNISMSGIKIIDEKSGVIEHEHVVNKISFIARDVTDNRAFGYVCGAEGQHQFFAIKTAQQAEPLVIDLKDLFQVIFNLRKKEAETSQKGENGSTVVENGGDAVLSVDSEGKTAQPVEQLDLFGDMSTPPDIQAPNSTASDLFGAELFTAPTPEGSSAAADLFNSAPTNSAPSSIAALGNLQLGPPATTSMPAVGMWGAPTAAPNMFSMPGVTVPGLRPGFPQPSAFGVPVPATAWAQQMPPQFAAAPLSPPHLAWGQPASSNPFQQGAFPGMGDQQGPSRPPPRPPAKEARPKVENSAFTALDPLGDKEKKTGKDMFKDFQLAKPPAIPARKGEVAPSSAPDPSSKEPAAFDQYFSSKVGVAQDVADHDDFEINQMSSLANNDAPAPSFNADLFDGAFSSAPVLNTSAPSQGNSLSQDMFDKAFGAPDSSLFGAPPVAVNASVAQSGSTDAFGNAFGNPFA; from the exons ATGTCTACAGAAGTGGAAAACAGCTCACCCGTGTCCGCTGATCCCAGCTCCCCAACTACAGCTGCAGCTACTAACACCCCACCCAGCTCCCCCATGACTGCTGGATCCAAAGTCCCATTcaggaaagagaagaagaaag ttGTGGAAAAGACAGATGAGTACCTGCTGGGCAGGTTTCAAGGAGATGGTGTAAGGTACAAGGCCAAGTTGATTGGCATTGATGATGTTCCAGAGGCCCGTGGAGACAAGATGTGCCAAGACTCAATGATGAAGCTTAAG ggtATGGCGGTAGCTGCTCGATCTCAAGGCAAGCACAAGCAGAGGATCTGGGTCAACATTTCCATGTCTGGTATAAAGATAATTGATGAGAAATCAGGA GTGATTGAACACGAGCATGTTGTGAATAAGATTTCCTTCATTGCCAGAGATGTAACTGATAACCGGGCATTTGGATATGTATGTGGAGCAGAAGGACAGCATCAGTTCTTTGCCATAAAGACTGCACAACAG GCAGAGCCCTTGGTCATTGATCTAAAAGATCTCTTCCAGGTCATCTTCaacttgagaaaaaaagaagcagagacCTCGCAGAAG GGTGAAAATGGCAGCACGGTAGTTGAG AATGGAGGTGATGCCGTGTTAAGTGTGGACAGTGAAGGAAAAACTGCCCAA CCAGTGGAGCAGCTTGACCTTTTTGGAGACATGTCGACCCCTCCAGACATTCAGGCTCCAAAT TCTACAGCAAGCGATCTGTTTGGAGCAGAGCTGTTTACTGCTCCCACTCCTGAGGGgtcctctgctgcagctgacCTTTTCAACAGTGCACCCACAAACTCTGCTCCATCCTCCATAGCAGCTCTGG GAAATCTTCAGTTGGGTCCACCAGCTACCACAAGTATGCCTGCTGTAGGCATGTGGGGAGCCCCTACTGCTGCACCCAACATGTTCTCCATGCCAGGAGTGACTGTTCCAGGGCTGAGACCAGGCTTTCCACAGCCATCAGCCTTTGGTGTACCTGTGCCAGCCACAGCCTGGGCCCAGCAGATGCCACCACAGTTTGCTGCTGCACCTCTGTCCCCACCCCACCTTGCCTGGGGTCAGCCTGCCTCATCCAATCCTTTCCAACAGGGTGCCTTCCCAGGAATGGGTGATCAGCAAGGTCCATCACGCCCCCCTCCAAGGCCACCTGCTAAGGAAGCCCGTCCAAAAGTAGAGAACAGCGCTTTTACAGCACTGGATCCCCTTGGGGATAAAGAGAAGAAGACTGGAAAGGACATGTTCAAGGACTTCCAGCTCGCCAAACCCCCGGCCATTCCAGCAAGGAAAGGGGAAGTTGCACCAAGCTCTGCTCCAGACCCCAGCAGCAAAGAGCCAGCAGCATTTGATCAATACTTTTCCAGTAAAGTTGGTGTCGCTCAAGATGTCGCCGATCATGATGACTTTGAAATCAATCAAATGTCATCACTTGCTAATAATG ATGCTCCTGCTCCGAGCTTTAATGCTGATCTCTTTGATGGAGCCTTCTCTTCTGCCCCTGTCTTAAACACTTCAGCGCCATCACAGGGAAACAGTCTCAGTCAGGACATGTTTGATAAAGCATTTGGGGCCCCAGATTCCAGTTTGTTTGGAGCACCACCCGTAGCTGTG AATGCTTCTGTTGCTCAAAGTGGGTCAACAGATGCTTTTGGAAATGCTTTTGGAAATCCCTTTGCTTGA
- the dab2 gene encoding disabled homolog 2 isoform X1, whose product MSTEVENSSPVSADPSSPTTAAATNTPPSSPMTAGSKVPFRKEKKKVVEKTDEYLLGRFQGDGVRYKAKLIGIDDVPEARGDKMCQDSMMKLKGMAVAARSQGKHKQRIWVNISMSGIKIIDEKSGVIEHEHVVNKISFIARDVTDNRAFGYVCGAEGQHQFFAIKTAQQAEPLVIDLKDLFQVIFNLRKKEAETSQKGENGSTVVENGGDAVLSVDSEGKTAQPVEQLDLFGDMSTPPDIQAPNESNDILLLDFSAEVDSNQNYIKGNSLTFAPDCKASPHTENPFSSIFGYFPAPDSDPFRDDPLSKSPTSFEPVNAHISTTNNHPNSTAGNTNRTNFNCLTEETEHASQINGLSTKSMILALNNGQWPLGGNITQGTTVTIMDGNGSDQDLLTKNPFFDSPLKTSPVSNGLTHHPELPATHNKDSVVISPPPQNSKSGRGRRSAKSTASDLFGAELFTAPTPEGSSAAADLFNSAPTNSAPSSIAALGNLQLGPPATTSMPAVGMWGAPTAAPNMFSMPGVTVPGLRPGFPQPSAFGVPVPATAWAQQMPPQFAAAPLSPPHLAWGQPASSNPFQQGAFPGMGDQQGPSRPPPRPPAKEARPKVENSAFTALDPLGDKEKKTGKDMFKDFQLAKPPAIPARKGEVAPSSAPDPSSKEPAAFDQYFSSKVGVAQDVADHDDFEINQMSSLANNDAPAPSFNADLFDGAFSSAPVLNTSAPSQGNSLSQDMFDKAFGAPDSSLFGAPPVAVNASVAQSGSTDAFGNAFGNPFA is encoded by the exons ATGTCTACAGAAGTGGAAAACAGCTCACCCGTGTCCGCTGATCCCAGCTCCCCAACTACAGCTGCAGCTACTAACACCCCACCCAGCTCCCCCATGACTGCTGGATCCAAAGTCCCATTcaggaaagagaagaagaaag ttGTGGAAAAGACAGATGAGTACCTGCTGGGCAGGTTTCAAGGAGATGGTGTAAGGTACAAGGCCAAGTTGATTGGCATTGATGATGTTCCAGAGGCCCGTGGAGACAAGATGTGCCAAGACTCAATGATGAAGCTTAAG ggtATGGCGGTAGCTGCTCGATCTCAAGGCAAGCACAAGCAGAGGATCTGGGTCAACATTTCCATGTCTGGTATAAAGATAATTGATGAGAAATCAGGA GTGATTGAACACGAGCATGTTGTGAATAAGATTTCCTTCATTGCCAGAGATGTAACTGATAACCGGGCATTTGGATATGTATGTGGAGCAGAAGGACAGCATCAGTTCTTTGCCATAAAGACTGCACAACAG GCAGAGCCCTTGGTCATTGATCTAAAAGATCTCTTCCAGGTCATCTTCaacttgagaaaaaaagaagcagagacCTCGCAGAAG GGTGAAAATGGCAGCACGGTAGTTGAG AATGGAGGTGATGCCGTGTTAAGTGTGGACAGTGAAGGAAAAACTGCCCAA CCAGTGGAGCAGCTTGACCTTTTTGGAGACATGTCGACCCCTCCAGACATTCAGGCTCCAAAT GAATCTAATGACATTCTCTTGCTGGACTTTTCTGCTGAAGTTGACAGCAATCAGAATTACATAAAGGGAAACTCCTTAACTTTTGCTCCTGATTGTAAAGCATCTCCACACACAGAGAATCCCTTTTCCTCTATTTTTGGCTATTTCCCAGCTCCAGACAGCGACCCTTTCAGAGATGACCCCCTTTCTAAATCACCCACTAGTTTTGAACCAGTTAATGCACATATCTCTACCACCAATAACCATCCAAACAGCACTGCTGGCAACACTAATAGGACAAATTTTAACTGTTTAACTGAAGAGACTGAACATGCCAGTCAGATAAATGGGTTATCCACTAAGTCCATGATCCTCGCTCTCAATAATGGGCAGTGGCCACTAGGGGGCAATATAACTCAAGGCACCACAGTAACTATAATGGATGGGAATGGCTCTGATCAGGATCTCTTAACAAAAAACCCATTTTTTGACTCCCCTTTGAAAACCTCTCCTGTCTCTAATGGCCTCACTCATCATCCTGAACTGCCAGCGACTCATAACAAGGATTCAGTTGTCATAAGTCCACCTCCACAAAACTCTAAGTCTGGACGAGGTCGAAGGAGTGCAAAG TCTACAGCAAGCGATCTGTTTGGAGCAGAGCTGTTTACTGCTCCCACTCCTGAGGGgtcctctgctgcagctgacCTTTTCAACAGTGCACCCACAAACTCTGCTCCATCCTCCATAGCAGCTCTGG GAAATCTTCAGTTGGGTCCACCAGCTACCACAAGTATGCCTGCTGTAGGCATGTGGGGAGCCCCTACTGCTGCACCCAACATGTTCTCCATGCCAGGAGTGACTGTTCCAGGGCTGAGACCAGGCTTTCCACAGCCATCAGCCTTTGGTGTACCTGTGCCAGCCACAGCCTGGGCCCAGCAGATGCCACCACAGTTTGCTGCTGCACCTCTGTCCCCACCCCACCTTGCCTGGGGTCAGCCTGCCTCATCCAATCCTTTCCAACAGGGTGCCTTCCCAGGAATGGGTGATCAGCAAGGTCCATCACGCCCCCCTCCAAGGCCACCTGCTAAGGAAGCCCGTCCAAAAGTAGAGAACAGCGCTTTTACAGCACTGGATCCCCTTGGGGATAAAGAGAAGAAGACTGGAAAGGACATGTTCAAGGACTTCCAGCTCGCCAAACCCCCGGCCATTCCAGCAAGGAAAGGGGAAGTTGCACCAAGCTCTGCTCCAGACCCCAGCAGCAAAGAGCCAGCAGCATTTGATCAATACTTTTCCAGTAAAGTTGGTGTCGCTCAAGATGTCGCCGATCATGATGACTTTGAAATCAATCAAATGTCATCACTTGCTAATAATG ATGCTCCTGCTCCGAGCTTTAATGCTGATCTCTTTGATGGAGCCTTCTCTTCTGCCCCTGTCTTAAACACTTCAGCGCCATCACAGGGAAACAGTCTCAGTCAGGACATGTTTGATAAAGCATTTGGGGCCCCAGATTCCAGTTTGTTTGGAGCACCACCCGTAGCTGTG AATGCTTCTGTTGCTCAAAGTGGGTCAACAGATGCTTTTGGAAATGCTTTTGGAAATCCCTTTGCTTGA